ACGGCCCTTGCGGCAGCCGGTGAGCACCGCCCACTCGCCGTGGTGGGCGGCGGCGAGTTCGGCGAGGTCGTACGCGGGGCGGTTCTTGGCGCCGCCGCGCAGCTGGGCGGCGGCGATCGCGGCGGACAGCCGGCGGTAGCCCTGCGGGGATCGGGCGAGCACCAGCAGGTGGTCGTCTGGGGTGAGCGAGAGCTCGGCGCCGAAGACGGTGCGCACCCCGGACTCCTTGGCGGTCTCGGCGAACCGGACGGCGCCGTACAGGCCGTCGTGGTCGGTGAGCGCGATCGCCTCCACGCCGAGCCGGGCGGCCTCGGCGGTCAGCACCTCGGGGTCGCTGGCGCCGTCCAGGAAGCTGAACGCGGAGTGCACGTGCAGTTCGGCCCAGGCCGGGGTGCCGGGCGGCGGCGGGGGCGGTTCCTGTGGCGGGCGGCGGCGCAGCGGCAGCACGGTGCCGCCGGCCGGGGCGGGGCGGCCGGACATCCGGCGGTGGAGTTCGCTCCAGGGGAGCGAGGGGTGGCTGGTGAATCCCATCGGGGGTGGTGCTCCGTCGGTCGTGCCGGGCCGGTCTCCCCCTGTGGCCGGTCGGTCGTGGTTCGGTGGTGCCCGGTGGCCCGGGTGCGGCGTGTCCTGTGCCGACGTGTCCCGTGCTGTCAGTCGTAGGCGCCCTCCACGTACCAGCGGCCGCCCTCGACGGTGAGCAGCAGGGCGCGGCCGTCGGCGACGGCGACCTGGAAGCGCGCCCGGCGGCGGGCCAGGGCCGGGTCCCACCAGTGCTCGACGGCGGGCCAGGGCCCGGTCCAGCCGGTGACCTCCAGGACGCGGCCGTCCAGGGCGATCCGGGCCGGCGGGGCGGAGACCTCGGCCCGCCCGTCGACGCCGACCGGCTGTCCGGCCGCGTCCAGCACCGAGACCGGCAGCGGGGCGCGGGGCACCACGGACGGCGCCGGGTCCTGCACCCGGCCCGGCCAGGGGGCGGTGGCACCGGCGGTGTGCCGCTCCCCGGAGTCCTCCGTCCAGGTGGTGCGGGTCGCCCACTCGCCGGGGCTGCGGCCACCGGCCGGCTCGACCCGGCGCAGCCCCGCGTACCCGAGCAGGGCCTGGACACGGGCCACCGCCCGCTCGACCCGGTCCTCGACGACGGCCTGCCCCCAGAGGGCCAACTGCCGCCCGCGGTCCGGGACGAGGCCGTCCGGGACGAGCCGCAGCGCGGTGAAGCCGCCGGCCTCCTCAGGGAAGCGTCCGGCGCCCTGCCAGGCCTGCAGCTGCCAGCGGACCCGCTCGGCGAGCGCCGCCGAACCCAGCCGTCCCTCGTGCCGCCACAGCCGGGACGCCGTCCCGCCGTCGGCGCAGGTCACCTCGACGGCGACCCGCTGGCAGGCGAGGCCGGCCGCACCGAGCCGGGCGTGCAGCCGGTCGGCGAGCGCCCGCCCGACGAAGACCAGCGGCTCGGAGGACTCCTCCGGCGGGTCGAAGAGCTGCTCGACGGCCAGGTCGGGGCCGGCCCTGCGGGGTGTCAGCGGTCGGGCCTGCAGGCCCCGGGCCAGCCGGTGCGCGGCAGTCCCCGCCGGCCCGAACCGGTCGGCGACCGCCTCGCCGGAGAGCACGGCGAACGCCCCGACCGTGTGGATGCCGAGCCTGCCCAGCAGATCGGCGAGGTCCTCGTCACCGAGCGCCGCCACCGGGTACGGCGCGAGGAACTCGGCCGTCCGTCCCTGCGGCACCAGCACCCCGGCCCGGGCCGCCAGCACCGCCGCGAACAACCCGTCCGCCACCCCGACCAGCCCGGACGGCGGCACGGGGGCGGGCCGGGGGACGGCCTGCGGCGCACGTTCCTCCGCCGCAGGAGCCTGCGGGTGAGCGGCAGGAGCGGCACCGGGGACGGCGTGCAGGGGGACGGCGGGCGCGGCGGCCGGGGCGGGGTGCAGCCTCCGAACGGTGCCGGGCTGTTCGACTCCGTCCCCCGGGTGCGGGTCGCGGCGCCCGGCGGCGGGCCCGTCCGTGCCGCGGGCGGGCCCGTCCGTGCCGGCGGCGGGCTCGTTCTCGTAGGGGGTGCGGGCGCCGGCGGTCTCGTCGGGTGCGGCGAGGGCGGCGGCGACGGCTGCGCGGACTTTGCCGGCCAGGGCCTCCTCGCCGCCGAAGTAGCGGGCGGGGCCCTTGACGGGGATGGCGCAGAGGCCGGGGCGGAGGATCTCGACCCGGGGGGTGAAGGCCTCGACGGCGGCGGCGACCGGTTCGAAGCGCCGGGCCTCGGCCTCCTGGTCGCGTTCGCGCAGGCGCAGTTCGGGGCAGAGCCGCTGGGCGAGCCGGAGTCTCTGTCCGCGCCGGACTCCGGCGCTGCGGGCCTCGTCCGAGCAGGCCAGGACGTGGCCGGAGACCACCACGGCGACCGGTCCGTGGTCGCCCTCGGCGGGTGCGGTGGCGACGACGGGCCAGTCCGGACACCAGACCACGAGGACGCGGGGCACCCGGGGCTGCGGTTCGGCCATGTCAGACCACCGCCGTCGCGCCGACGGCCGGCGCCGCGGCGGGCCGGCGGGCCGGTTCGGCCGTCCGTCCGGGCGACCTGTTCGAAGACCCGTCCAGCGGCGCCCCGAGCGGCTGCGGGACGGACTCGACCGGGCGGGCGGTGCCGTGTTCGTCGGGCAGCCAGAGCCGGGCCGTCCGGACCCGGGCGGCCGTGCCGCGGCCCTCGGCGGCGATCTCGACCTGGCGGCCGCGCAGTTGTCCGTACCCGTCGCCGAGGCCGAACCAGCGGCCGGAGCGGACGCTGAGCCGCAGGCCCGCGCCGGGCCAGGGGCCGGCGACCAGCAGGGCGCAGCCGCCGCGCCGCAGGACGGCGGTGAGGCGGGCGGCGAGCTGGGGTGCGACGGGGCCGGTGGGGCGGAGCAGGATCACGCCGACGGCGCCGGCGAGGGCGGAGACCACCTCGGGCCAGTGCGGGCCGGGGTCGTCGGCGAGCAGCAGCCGGTGCAGGTCGAGGCCGTAGCCGGCGGCGGCGGCGAGCCCGAGGTCGGGGAGGCCGATCGCGGCGGCCCAGTCGCCGGCGGCGACTCCGCCGGCGGCGAGCGCCAGCAGGAGTGCGGTGTCGCCGGTGACGGAGACCGCGGTGCCGCGGCGCAGGGCGCCGCCGGGGAGCAGCGGGGCCAGGGCCGGGAGGACCGGCAGCAGGGCGTCCTCGCCGGCCGGCGGGGTCGCCGCCGACCGTACGAACACATTTTCGATAACGGGCACACCCCCAGGATCGAACATCCGTTCGCCATTCTTCAAGTCCGAATCGCCTGAGTGAGCTGCAGAAACACACGGACCGCGACCCTGCGTGTCGGACGGGACGCCGAGTGGCCCGTCGAGCACAGTGGGTGGGGCCGGGGATTGCGGCCGGGCCGCAGCCGGCCGGGGCGACGAGCGGAGGCGAGGAACCGTGGACTGGAAGCTCGAAGTGGTGGTGGTCCCGGTCTCCGACGTGGACCGGGCCAAGCACTTCTACGCCGAGCAGGTCGGTTTCGCGGTCGACACCGACAGCCGGATCGGCGCGGAGGCCCGGATCGTCCAGCTGACCCCGCCGGGCTCGGCCTGTTCGATCATCATCGGCACCGGGGTCAGCGACTCGCGGCCGGGTTCGATGCAGGGCCTCCAGCTGGTGGTGGACGACATCGAGGCGGCCCGGGCGGCCCTCGTCGCCGGGGGCGTGGAGGTCGGCCCGGTGCAGCACTTCGAGGACGGGGTGAAGGCCGAGGGCAAGGGCGGCGACTGGAACTCCTTCGTGTTCTTCGCCGACCCGGACGGCAACGGCTGGGCCGTCCAGGAGCGTCCGGCCGGCACCTGACCCCGGCCCGCCCCGACACGCCTCGCCGCTCAGGCCCGCCCCGACACGCCCCGCCGCTCAGGCCCGTTCGATGGCGACCGCCGCGGCGTCGTCCTTCAGCCGGCCGCCCACGTGGACCAGCAGGTCGCGGCGGAGCCGGTCGACCAGGCCGGACGGTTCGACGCCGCCCCACCGGGCGGCGCGTTCGGCGAGCGGGTAGAAGGCGCGTTCGCCGTCGCGGGCCTCGGTGACGCCGTCGGTGTAGAGCAGCAGGGTCTCGCCGGAGTGCACGTCGAAGGCGTCCTGCCGGTAGTGCGCGCCCGGCAGGGTGCCGAGTCCGATCGGCGGGGCGGAGCCGCCCGCCTCCAGGGTCCTGACGGGCTTCCCCTGGGAGAGCAGCAGCGGCGGCGGGTGCCCGCAGTTGGCGATCCGGACGGGCTCCGCCGGGTCGTCCGGCAGGTCGGCGAGCAGCACGGTGACGAAGCGTTCGACGGCGTCGTCCTCGTCCGGGCTCTCGGCGGTCTCGGCCAGGTGGCGGGCGAAGCTGGCGTCGAGGGCGGCCGCGAGACCGGGCAGGGCGATGTGGTGGTGGGCGATCTCGCGGAAGGCGCCGAGCACCTGCGCGGCGTCCTCGATGGCGGTCAGCCCCTTGCCCCGGACGTCCCCGATCAGCACCCGGGTGGCCCCGGGCACCCGGGTCGCGGCGTACAGGTCGCCGCCGAGCAGGGCCTCGTCCTCGGCGGGCAGGTAGAGGGCGGCGAGCCGGAGCGGGCCGAGCCGTTCGGGCAGCGGCCGCAGCAGTACCCGCTGCACCGTCTCGGAGACGGAGCGGACCCGGGTGAGTTCGCGCCCGCGCCTCTCCCGGACGCGGCAGTACAGCACGATCACCGTGGAGACCAGGATCAGGGCGATGATCTGCGTCTCGTGGTTGGTGGTGAACAGACCGCCGTGGAAGACCCCGATGACCACCTGGGCGGCCACCGCGAGGGCGCCGATCAGACCGGTGAGCCAGGCGCCGGCGAAGGAGGCGGTGATGGCGGGGGCGACCACCAGCAGCGGGCCGAGGTGCACGTCGTTCGGGGAGGCCAGGTCGACCACCGAGATCAGCACGATGAAGCCCAGCGGGATCATCACCAGCGCATGGGCACGCTGCCACACCCCGCGCAGGGCAGCCGGGCGCCGCCATCCGTGCACCGTCACCCCTCCACCCTGCACCCGGGGCCGCCCGCGCACCTCCGCGACACGGCGGCCCCGTCCGGGCCCCGCAACCGGCCGCCGGCGTTGACCGTGATCTTGGACAGCGCCTACAGTCGGGACCGCTCCCCGCCCCCAGCCCGCCGAAAGGGCCCTGATGAAGCGTCACGCGTGGCTGGACCGCATCCGGCAGCTCGACCCGGAGACCGACTACGCCGAGATCTACCGGATCAGCAGCTGGCACGAGTTCCCCTGGGACACCAACCAGTCGCTCGGCTTCGCGCTCTACCGGACGTACGCGGTGCCCTCCATCGGCCGGCTGCTGGCCCGCACCGGCGAGTTCACCGAGCGCGCGCAGAAACGGTACGACGACACCGTCCTCATCCTGGAGGCCGTGCTGGAGCACGGCTTCGACTCCGGGCCGGGCCGCGAGGCGATCCGCCGGATGAACGGGATGCACCGGCGGTACGGGATAGCGAACGAGGACTTCGTCTACGTCCTCGCCACCTTCGTGGTGGTGCCCAAGCGCTGGCTGGACGACTACGGCTGGCGCCCGTACTCCGCGCCCGAGATCCGGGCCGCCGTCAACTACTACCGCGAGCTCGGCCGGCACATGGGGCTGCGCGACGTCCCGGAGACGTACGAGGAGTTCGAGCGGCTGCTGGACGACTACGAGCGGGCGAACTTCGCCTTCGACGAGGGCGGCCGGGCGGTCTCCGACGCCACCCTGGACCTCACCGCGAGCTGGTACCCGCGCCCGGTCGGCGCCCAGATGCGGCGCTCCTCGATCTGCCTGCTGGACGACCCGCTGCGGGAGGCCTTCGGCTACCCCCGGCCGCCGGCGGCGCTCACCGCGCTGGTCCGCGGCGGGATGCGGCTGCGCGGCCGGCTGGTCCGGCTGCTGCCGCCGCGCCGCAAGCCCCACCTGGCCCGGGACGGCCGGCAGGTCCGCGGCTACCCCGACGGGTACCGGATCGCCGAGCTCGGCACCTTCGAGGGGCCCGAGGACCGGGGCACCGGCGGCGGGGGCTGCCCCTTCGGCGCCGGGGCGTCCTGACACCCCGGCCCTCCCGGGCCCTGTCGGTGGCCCGTGCCAGGCTGGCGGCATGACCGAGAACCCCGTGCCCGAGAACCCCGCGTCCGCGACCGTGCCCGAGATCCCGCCGCAGAACTACGCCCAGGGCTGGGCCGACGGCGGCGCCCGGCCGCCGCTCCCGCTGGTCGGCGACGAGCGGGAGATCCTCACCGCCTACCTCGACCACCACCGCGAGACGCTCGCCCTCAAGTGCGTCGGGCTCACCCCCGCGCAGCTGTCCGAGCACGCCGTGCCGCCGTCCCGGCTGACCCTGCACGGGCTGCTGCGGCACCTCGCCGGGGTCGAGCGGTGGTGGCTGCACCTGCAGTTCGCGGGTGAGGACACGGAGATGCTCTACTACTCCGACGACGACCCCGACCAGGACTTCGAGAGTCTCGACGGCGACCCGGAGAAGGCGCTGGCCGTCTGGCGGGCCCAGTGCGAGCACTCCCGGGAGATCGTCGCCGCCGCCCCCTCGCTGGACGCCACCGGCGTGCACCGGGCCACCGGGCAGCCGGTCTCGCTCCGCCGCATCCTGGTGCACCTGATCGCCGAGTACGCCCGCCACGACGGCCACGCCGACCTCCTGCGCGAGCGCCTCGACGGCGCGACCGGCTACTGACCTCCGCCGCCGCTGGGCTGCCCCGCGCCCGCGGTCGGCTCCCCGGTGCCGCGGGTCGGGCGCCCGGGGCCCGGGCTCGGCCGGCCGGGGGTCGTCTGGCCGCCGCCCGGGGTGGGCCGCCCGCTCTGGGTGGGCTGTCCGGTGGTCGGCTGTCCTCCGCCCGGGGTCGGCCGGCCGGTCTCCGGGGCCTGCCGGTCGGAGTCGGACGTGTCCGGGGCGGCGGACGGCAGCCGCACCACGGTGAACTCCCCGGCCGGGACACCGTCCAGGGCGTCCTCGACGGCGTCCCGCCAGATCGGGCCGGCGACCGCGCCGCCGAAGGCGGACTGGATCCGCTCGCCGCCCATCCGCTGGCCCTGCAGCGGGGCGGGGTCCACCGTGTCGCTGACGACCGTCGCGGCGGCCAGCTCCGGGGTGTAGCCGACGAACCAGACCTGCCGGCCCTCGTTGGTGGTGCCGGTCTTGCCGGCCGTCTCCCGGTCGGACAGGCCGGCGGTGGTGCCGGTGCCACCGTCCTCGACCACGCCGCGCAGCATCGCGGTGACGGTGTCCGCGGTGGTCTGCGACATCGCCTCGGTGCAGGAGGCCTTCGGCACGGCGAGGGCCTTGCCGTCCGGGCCGGTCACCGAGGTGATCGCGGTCGGCGCGCAGTAGGTGCCGTGGGCGGCGAACGCCGCGTACACGCTCGCCATCTCCAGCGGCGTCAGGTCGTTGCTGCCGAGGGTCATCGACGGCACCACGCTGAGCTTCTCGCCGCCGGCCTGCTGGGTGATGCCGAGCTTGGCGGCCGTCTTCGCCACCTCGCACAGGCCGGTCTCGGCCTCCAGGTTGGCGAAGTAGGTGTTGACCGACTGCTTCATCGCGGCCGGCATGGCGAAGCTGCCGATGAGGGTGCGGCTGTCGTTGTGCACCTCGCCGCCCTCCGGGAAGCGGCCGCCCGCGCAGTCCTTCATCGCCGGCCACGGCATGCTGTAGCCCGAGGTGTAGCTGCGGCTGACCGGTATGCCGTTCTCCAGCGCCGCCGCGGCCACGATCGGCTTGAAGGTGGAGCCGGTCGGGAAACCGAGGCCGCCGCCCATCCGCTTCGGCACGTTCAGGTTGATCGTGGTCTCGTCCTTGCCCAGCCCGTACGGGCGGCTCTGCGCCATCGCCAGCACCTTGCCGGTGCCCGGCTGGACGACCGACATCACCGCGGCCGGCCGGTCGGACGGCGCGGCGTGCGCGGTGACGGCCTGCTGCACCGCCTTCTGCGCCTTGGGGTCGAGGGTGGTGCGGATCTGCAGCCCGCCGCGCTTCCACAGCGCCTTCCGCTCCTCCGGGGTCCTGCCGAAGGCCGGGTCGGACAGCACCACCCGCTGCACGTAGTCGCAGAAGAAGCCCTCGCCCGTCCCTGCGGTGATGCAGCCCTGGTGCGCCCGGGTCACCTTCAGCTCCACCGGGGAGGCGATCGCCTCCGCCGCCTGCGCCGCGGTGATGTGTCCGAGTTCGGCCATCCGGCGCAGCACGGTGTCGCGGCGCGCCTTCGCCGCGGCCGGGTTGACGATCGGGTCGTAGGCCGACGGCGACTGCACCAGGCCTGCCAGCAGCGCCGCCTGAGGCAGCGACAGATCCTCGGCGTGCACGCTGAAGTACCGCTGGGCGGCCGTCTCTATGCCGTACGCCTTCTCGCCGAAGAAGGTGATGTTGAGGTAGTTGGCGAGGATCTGGTCCTTGCTCAGGGTCTCCTCGACCTTGATGGCGTACTTGAGTTCGCGGACCTTGCGGTCCAGGGTCTGCCGCTGCGCCTCCTGGACCTTCTGCACGTCGTCGCCCGCCTGGTCGACGAAGACGTTCTTGACGTACTGCTGGGTGAGGGTGGACGCGCCCTGCGCGGTGGTGCCGGAGGTCGCGTTGGAGTTGAGGGCGCGCAGCACGCCCTTCAGGTCGACGGCGCCGTGCTGGTAGTAGCGGCTGTCCTCGATGTCGACCAGGGCGGTCTTGACCAGCGGCGACATGGCGTCGGAGGCGACGACCGTGCGGTCCCGGCTGTAGATGGTGGCGATCGTCCCGCCGGCCGCGTCGTAGACGGTGGACGCCTGGGAGAGCGGCGGCGTCCTGAAGTCGTCGGGCAGGCTGTCGAAGTCCTCCACCGCCGACTGCGCGCCGAGCCCGGCGGCCCCCACGGCGGGGAGTGCGAGCCCCGCGACGAGGACGCCGCCCAGGGCGCTCGCCCCGACCAGACGGGCAGCCAGGAGGACCTTCTTGCGGTAACCGATGGAGTTGTGACGCGCCATGGGATCGACCTTAGGCGAACCTTCGCCCACCAAGAACCCGATTTTCTTCCCGCTTTCGTCACAGGTCCGTGACAGGCCCCCCGTACCGGTCGGGCGGCACGCCGGACCGGCCGTGCTCTTGACGCGGCGGCGCCCGGTGGCAAGCCTTGGTCCCGGCAGATCCACCCAGCCCATGCCCGGCCCATGCCCGGCCCAGGAGGTCAACGGTGACCGCACAGGCGTCGCACGCGCACGGCCGCACCGACGTGCCGCTGCTCGACGAGACGATCGGGCAGTGCCTGGACCGCGCGGTCGCCGCCCACCCGGAGCGCGAGGCGCTGGTGGACGTGCCGAGCGGGCGCCGCTGGACGTACGCAGAACTCGGCCGGGACGTCGACCGGGTGGCCCGCGGCCTGCGGGCGCGCGGGGTCGGCCGGGGAGACCGGGTCGGCATCTGGGCGCTCAACTGCCCCGAGTGGGTGCTGGTGCAGTACGCCACCGCCCGGCTCGGCGCGATCCTGGTGAACATCAACCCGGCCTACCGGACGCACGAGTTGGCGTACGCGCTGAACCAGTCCGGGGTGAGCCTGCTGGTCGCCCAGCCCGCCTA
The nucleotide sequence above comes from Streptomyces sp. TLI_235. Encoded proteins:
- a CDS encoding impB/mucB/samB family protein, giving the protein MAEPQPRVPRVLVVWCPDWPVVATAPAEGDHGPVAVVVSGHVLACSDEARSAGVRRGQRLRLAQRLCPELRLRERDQEAEARRFEPVAAAVEAFTPRVEILRPGLCAIPVKGPARYFGGEEALAGKVRAAVAAALAAPDETAGARTPYENEPAAGTDGPARGTDGPAAGRRDPHPGDGVEQPGTVRRLHPAPAAAPAVPLHAVPGAAPAAHPQAPAAEERAPQAVPRPAPVPPSGLVGVADGLFAAVLAARAGVLVPQGRTAEFLAPYPVAALGDEDLADLLGRLGIHTVGAFAVLSGEAVADRFGPAGTAAHRLARGLQARPLTPRRAGPDLAVEQLFDPPEESSEPLVFVGRALADRLHARLGAAGLACQRVAVEVTCADGGTASRLWRHEGRLGSAALAERVRWQLQAWQGAGRFPEEAGGFTALRLVPDGLVPDRGRQLALWGQAVVEDRVERAVARVQALLGYAGLRRVEPAGGRSPGEWATRTTWTEDSGERHTAGATAPWPGRVQDPAPSVVPRAPLPVSVLDAAGQPVGVDGRAEVSAPPARIALDGRVLEVTGWTGPWPAVEHWWDPALARRRARFQVAVADGRALLLTVEGGRWYVEGAYD
- a CDS encoding catechol 2,3-dioxygenase-like lactoylglutathione lyase family enzyme yields the protein MDWKLEVVVVPVSDVDRAKHFYAEQVGFAVDTDSRIGAEARIVQLTPPGSACSIIIGTGVSDSRPGSMQGLQLVVDDIEAARAALVAGGVEVGPVQHFEDGVKAEGKGGDWNSFVFFADPDGNGWAVQERPAGT
- a CDS encoding stage II sporulation protein E, with translation MHGWRRPAALRGVWQRAHALVMIPLGFIVLISVVDLASPNDVHLGPLLVVAPAITASFAGAWLTGLIGALAVAAQVVIGVFHGGLFTTNHETQIIALILVSTVIVLYCRVRERRGRELTRVRSVSETVQRVLLRPLPERLGPLRLAALYLPAEDEALLGGDLYAATRVPGATRVLIGDVRGKGLTAIEDAAQVLGAFREIAHHHIALPGLAAALDASFARHLAETAESPDEDDAVERFVTVLLADLPDDPAEPVRIANCGHPPPLLLSQGKPVRTLEAGGSAPPIGLGTLPGAHYRQDAFDVHSGETLLLYTDGVTEARDGERAFYPLAERAARWGGVEPSGLVDRLRRDLLVHVGGRLKDDAAAVAIERA
- a CDS encoding membrane peptidoglycan carboxypeptidase, producing the protein MARHNSIGYRKKVLLAARLVGASALGGVLVAGLALPAVGAAGLGAQSAVEDFDSLPDDFRTPPLSQASTVYDAAGGTIATIYSRDRTVVASDAMSPLVKTALVDIEDSRYYQHGAVDLKGVLRALNSNATSGTTAQGASTLTQQYVKNVFVDQAGDDVQKVQEAQRQTLDRKVRELKYAIKVEETLSKDQILANYLNITFFGEKAYGIETAAQRYFSVHAEDLSLPQAALLAGLVQSPSAYDPIVNPAAAKARRDTVLRRMAELGHITAAQAAEAIASPVELKVTRAHQGCITAGTGEGFFCDYVQRVVLSDPAFGRTPEERKALWKRGGLQIRTTLDPKAQKAVQQAVTAHAAPSDRPAAVMSVVQPGTGKVLAMAQSRPYGLGKDETTINLNVPKRMGGGLGFPTGSTFKPIVAAAALENGIPVSRSYTSGYSMPWPAMKDCAGGRFPEGGEVHNDSRTLIGSFAMPAAMKQSVNTYFANLEAETGLCEVAKTAAKLGITQQAGGEKLSVVPSMTLGSNDLTPLEMASVYAAFAAHGTYCAPTAITSVTGPDGKALAVPKASCTEAMSQTTADTVTAMLRGVVEDGGTGTTAGLSDRETAGKTGTTNEGRQVWFVGYTPELAAATVVSDTVDPAPLQGQRMGGERIQSAFGGAVAGPIWRDAVEDALDGVPAGEFTVVRLPSAAPDTSDSDRQAPETGRPTPGGGQPTTGQPTQSGRPTPGGGQTTPGRPSPGPGRPTRGTGEPTAGAGQPSGGGGQ